The proteins below come from a single Vicinamibacterales bacterium genomic window:
- a CDS encoding cupin domain-containing protein, translated as MKPVIWEDISVERISDSVQRRVLWGDKGTFAQSTLASSTHVAKHRHSAEQFTCIIKGAIRLNVDGQEVLLKAGEMLVIPANVEHEAWVVEDCVVWDFFTERRDDWQEGINQYLDSD; from the coding sequence ATGAAACCGGTAATTTGGGAAGACATTTCAGTCGAGCGTATCTCCGATTCCGTTCAACGGCGCGTTTTGTGGGGAGATAAGGGCACCTTTGCCCAGTCGACCCTCGCCAGTAGTACCCACGTTGCGAAACATCGGCATTCGGCTGAGCAGTTCACGTGCATCATTAAGGGCGCGATACGCCTCAACGTTGACGGCCAAGAGGTGTTGCTTAAAGCGGGAGAAATGCTCGTGATACCCGCGAACGTCGAGCACGAGGCATGGGTGGTTGAGGACTGCGTCGTGTGGGATTTTTTCACCGAACGGCGAGACGATTGGCAAGAGGGCATCAACCAGTACCTGGATAGCGACTGA